Sequence from the Tolypothrix sp. NIES-4075 genome:
TTATTAATTGACTGCAATTTAATTGATTATACAGCACTGCTGCGGTTGATTAGATTCCACAAGAAAACGGCTACGATTGCACCCAAAACTGCTACTAATAAACCCGGAATGCTGAAAGTTGGAGCTGCTAATGCTAAAGTTCCCGTACTAAAGAATACACCCAAACTACCGCCAATAAAAGCACCAACGATTCCTAAAATAATTGTTGCCAGAATTCCGCCGCCTTGATGACCGGGGTAGATAGCCTTGGCGATGGCACCAGCGATTAGACCTAAAACAATCCAAGCAAGAATATTCATTGTTCTTAATTGGTGTAAACGTTTTTGACTCTTGAATACAGATTAACAGCCCAAACATTAACATCCAATCTGTCAACAGAATTAATTGCTAATAGCCCCAAGGAGTAGTTAAATTGCTATTAAGTAGAAAGGCACAAAAAAACCGAAGTATGTAACGAAAAGTAAAGTTGTCCAAAAACCTCTTCCCTTCAGCATAGCTGCCCTCAGCATAGCTGCCTTGTCATAACGACAATTTTTAACGCCAACCTACTTATTTCTTTTGACATATTCCTAATTCATTTGGATAAAAAGCCTAAAAAAAACCCCCAGTTGGTCTAAAACTAGGGGCATCCTAAATGAATATTTGCTTGAATACATTGCAGTATATGCATTTCTAATTATCAGTTTCCTCTACTTAAAGAATTAAGCTTCAGTTTAAGTGGCTGGCTTTTTTTGGTGGGTGAGGGCACGAACGCTCACCAAGTCTTACAAATATTGCACCATGCTTAACACAACTTAATCTTTATACGCGGGACTCACATACAAGCGATGCCTTTGGCGCTGTCGTCACTGCAATCCACTGATTGTTGAAGAAGGCAGAAGTACGCTCGTCTCTTGGCAGAAGGTTCCGTAAGATCGGGGATTCAGACCCCTCCTAAACGTAGCGACTGAACACAGTTCAGTCGGGGTCTTAAACCCTTGTACACGAGCGGTCACCCGCGTCGGTGTGGAACCAGAATTCCCTTCAGCATAAGTGCCTCCACACCGACGCCTTTCCCGATAAAAATCTTTCCTGCGAATCAAGTAGGTGTTGTGGCACTTAGTTTAAATTGAAGAAGCTTTGAATAGGTAAAGTAGTTTGAGTGTAGTATATATGGAAAAGCGTAAACTTGGGCGCTCTGAACTAGAAGTATCACCAGTGTGTTTTGGTGGCAACGTCTTTGGATGGACGATTGATGAAGCCACTTCATTTGAAATTTTAGATGCCTTTGTTGCAGCAGGAGGCAACTTCATTGATACAGAGTAAACGTTTATTCTAGATGGGTTGAGGGCAATGAGGGCGGAGAATCCGAGACGATTCTAGGGAAATGGATGAAGCAGCGCGGTCATCGTGACCAAGTGGTGATTGCAACTAAGGTTGGCAACGATATGGGTGTTAAAGGCAAAGGGCTTTCTCGCAAACACATTCAACAAGCTGTTGAAGACTCGTTGCAAAGGTTACAAACTGATTATATTGATCTATATCAATCACATATCGACGATGAAAACACTCCACTTGAAGAAACTCTTGAAACCTACGCAGAATTGATTCGTCAGGGAAAAGTGCGTGCAATTGGAGCTTCAAATTATAGTGCAGATCGTCTTGTAAGGGCATTGCAAATCAGCGAACAGCATGGGTATCCCCGTTATGAGAGTCTTCAACCCCTCTACAACTTGTATGACCGAGCCGACTATGAGCAAGACCTTGAACCACTTTGCATTGAACAGGAAATAGGCGTCATTAGCTATTTCTCTCTCGCCAGTGGTTTTCTTTCCGGGAAATACCGAGAGGAGAAAGATTTATCCAATAGTTCCCGTGCTGGTTATGTAAAAAAATATTTAAACGCTCGTGGCACGCGAATTTTAGAGGCAATTGATGAGGTGGCAAAAACTTATAATACCACTCCCACCCAAATTTCACTCTCCTGGCTCATTCAGCGTCCTAGCATCACCGCTCCCATTGTTAGTGCAACAAAGCTTGAGCAACGAGAGCGATATCATCTCTTCTGTTAATATAAAGCTCGACCAAGATGCTATTAGCCTTCTAAATCTTGCCAGTTCCTCAAACACCTAGTACCGCATTTTGATGGAATTTTTATTTCCTCTCTACGATACGTGATGGCGCGAAAACTTGTAAAAGAGCGATCGCACGGGTTCTTGCCGGAACCAGTGCGATCGCCTTCATGTAGTAAACCCCCACTAACGGGAGATAAACACGGCGGATGACACAATCACAAATTCTCTGCGACTCTCAAGCGATCGCATTTGCACTTAACTAACAATTTTCAAGC
This genomic interval carries:
- a CDS encoding GlsB/YeaQ/YmgE family stress response membrane protein — encoded protein: MNILAWIVLGLIAGAIAKAIYPGHQGGGILATIILGIVGAFIGGSLGVFFSTGTLALAAPTFSIPGLLVAVLGAIVAVFLWNLINRSSAV
- a CDS encoding aldo/keto reductase; translation: MKQRGHRDQVVIATKVGNDMGVKGKGLSRKHIQQAVEDSLQRLQTDYIDLYQSHIDDENTPLEETLETYAELIRQGKVRAIGASNYSADRLVRALQISEQHGYPRYESLQPLYNLYDRADYEQDLEPLCIEQEIGVISYFSLASGFLSGKYREEKDLSNSSRAGYVKKYLNARGTRILEAIDEVAKTYNTTPTQISLSWLIQRPSITAPIVSATKLEQRERYHLFC